The following are encoded in a window of Eriocheir sinensis breed Jianghai 21 chromosome 35, ASM2467909v1, whole genome shotgun sequence genomic DNA:
- the LOC127007233 gene encoding uncharacterized protein LOC127007233 isoform X3 — protein sequence MDKVVSNIIHMPNQPDHIKKALLIKLVHAPKLNMNRTLLEKADIMAIFDTCVNIATTSENEGSLAVFAFSHWASQYKACLKEYLTPERVTSILACQTNATVVIAWLKEALSHLTEDTDVMCTLAPVLEDGLQNKLRECGGSSTFVMQLSELYAVCPMLLPQPHIRLTFTITLMNCVAAFPTPTKPEVLTHMKSIGGLVNTLWNGLRLEDILYSLNSMYTIISNTDGGSEVCPAMAHLLSLVPTVVVECLAPRIVSDSNTTDAALLATLTRLTAWLVAWPTAHSTLALWVRTLVRLLYQSGRTIVPIRVTLDRVPKLLTALQIPVVRTGVVSVLSTLLLSFQSSPTAFHKVIPALVDVFGQLEREGSQSSSATLGRLATLFHTLMVLHPAQPDTYQPLMTCLEKYPAPSEEDIQELIQEHQWGALEEGARGLASGQLQGAVGISEAPLVYQQRPLSQKVGLRNLGNTCYMNSVIQALFMTDSFRHGILRAVPRSNQQLLVKLQHLFSMLCFTHRTYVAPRLFHDKSRPSWFSPGMQQDCSEYLRHLMITLHEEERAGQTLPEYQERVIIESETASLASDLQPLPYDSATEDFVEGEQPSKTYGRDEIQSISITSGAPQATRGDGTLLSDFRPLDADNILSSNRKKMSVQMEPLKEYLQGEPMEGVDQIDHMAPSGEFLRKATLQESSDADMVDATGLQSLSDEGDQNMHDLCDNGKFVSTSLPQDNERQLPVDVEMDVMSENSKSLNYKRKHNTTPDGVTRQMLKSPKGDMTSDIDNSSDSGISGDLAEDVELHISSPNPSSPNPSSPLSKETCPESKGLTIEELVGNNHNSEDTENEYFVSLVHKVFGGKLATCIKCLQCKTESIHKDVFTDIHLAFQDTERYSAADAIRKNPSRLVRQETTEHSELSIEDMIKSYLTSERLTGENQYECERCGGKQDAERSIQILEPPEHLILTQLRFYYDTARGQRHKVFTNVEFGEELLLPIRYSTRGSFEEDLTSGEQEPLISGESHRDIPKGDAPELTGEQRSFSGSITSTQENCVSCGSSEACPLGRGNSNENCHHKTSITKVSHSNINGNSASILENEEASSSSRIYSLQKESFGNSENCESQATQSYLQANHSNLNPDNTSVQASSPSVKQSPTISSSNKSQPVSGTPNSTFNSRHDSNEIIEGKGYETLSSGSETTLKNASCGSGVVTCDCDSQSVSEINRSAELDVVSHSDHDTQPSCSYPLVHNPETSYSFSHSDNFQAGSNISVHGESSSASSTNPHPDNSCRAITNLPHTTDCPMASEYSECLSSKEECEDAQEVTYARYALYGVVVHSGFSSEGGHYYCYARNSSVAALPEAARESSHGVLGGWYNFNDEKVTNTTFSNITSLTRSFNRDTAYQLFYKKLSDCLTPEVPLTEQFKCLRLDLQEAVENDNLQYRSEQEREVQRRRHQVSGHTHFSRDPDHDDTPPPGGCGAGPGGGSFNTASRVVF from the exons ATGGACAAGGTAGTGTCAAACATAATTCATATGCCCAACCAACCGGACCATATCAAAAAGGCTCTACTTATAAAATTGGTTCATGCCCCAAAATTAAACATGAACCGGACGTTGCTGGAGAAGGCTGACATAATGGCCATCTTTGACACCTGTGTGAACATTGCCACCACCTCAGAGAATGAAGGTTCCCTAGCAGTGTTTGCCTTCAGTCACTGGGCCAGCCAGTACAAGGCATGTCTGAAGGAATACTTAACACCAGAACGAGTGACAAGCATCCTTGCTTGTCAGACGAATGCCACAGTGGTCATTGCCTGGCTGAAGGAGGCACTGAGCCACCTGACAGAGGACACAGATGTCATGTGTACCTTGGCACCA GTGTTGGAGGATGGGCTGCAGAACAAGTTGCGGGAGTGTGGCGGCAGCTCAACCTTTGTCATGCAGCTGTCTGAGCTGTATGCCGTGTGTCCCATGCTCCTGCCGCAGCCACACATACGCCTCACCTTCACTATCACTCTGATGAATTGTGTCGCTGCCTTCCCTACACCAACAAAGCCTGAG GTTCTCACCCATATGAAGAGCATTGGTGGCTTGGTGAACACTTTGTGGAATGGTCTAAGGCTAGAGGACATCCTCTATTCCCTTAATTCAATGTATACCATCATATCTAATACTG ATGGGGGGTCAGAGGTCTGCCCAGCCATGGCACACCTGCTGTCTCTGGTGCCCACGGTAGTGGTGGAGTGTCTGGCACCACGAATTGTGTCTGACTCCAACACCACAGATGCTGCCCTCCTGGCCACCCTGACTCGCCTCACGGCCTGGCTGGTGGCCTGGCCCACTGCTCACTCTACCCTGGCCTTGTGGGTGCGCACACTGGTTCGCCTCCTCTATCAGAGCGGCCGCACCATTGTCCCCATCAGAGTCACCCTGGACAGGGTGCCCAAG CTGCTTACTGCCCTCCAAATCCCTGTAGTTCGTACAGGAGTTGTGTCTGTCCTCTCCACCCTTCTGCTGTCATTCCAAAGTTCACCAACAGCATTTCACAAG GTCATCCCAGCTCTGGTTGATGTGTTTGGACAGCTGGAGAGAGAGGGCTCACAGTCCTCTAGTGCCACTCTGGGCCGCTTGGCCACCCTTTTCCACACCCTCATGGTCCTCCACCCAGCCCAGCCAGACACTTACCAGCCCCTCATGACTTGCCTGGAG AAATACCCGGCTCCTTCAGAGGAAGACATTCAGGAGCTGATCCAGGAGCACCAGTGGGGGGCCCTGGAGGAGGGTGCGAGGGGCCTGGCCTCAGGACAGCTGCAGGGTGCAGTGGGAATCAGTGAGGCGCCGCTGGTGTATCAGCAGCGGCCCCTTTCTCAGAAGGTTGGCCTCCGCAACCTGGGTAACACATGCTACATGAACTCTGTGATACAAGCGCTCTTCATGACTGACAG CTTCCGCCATGGCATTCTGCGGGCTGTGCCACGAAGCAACCAGCAACTCTTGGTGAAGCTGCAGCACCTCTTCAGCATGCTGTGCTTCACTCATCGCACCTATGTGGCTCCCAGGCTCTTCCATGACAAGTCCAGACCTTCTTGGTTTAGTCCAGGCATGCAGCAGGACTGTTCTGAGTACTTACG GCACCTCATGATTACTCTTCATGAGGAGGAGCGTGCCGGCCAGACCCTGCCAGAATACCAAGAACGGGTCATAATTGAAAGTGAGACTGCCAGCCTTGCTTCAGACCTCCAGCCATTGCCTTATGACTCAGCCACAGAGGACTTTGTAGAGGGGGAACAGCCATCTAAAACTTATGGTAGAGATGAGATCCAGAGCATCAGCATCACCTCCGGAGCACCACAGGCCACCAGGGGAGATGGCACTCTGCTCAGTGACTTCAGACCTCTGGATGCAGACAACATCCTTTCTtctaataggaaaaaaatgtctGTTCAAATGGAGCCACTAAAAGAGTATCTGCAGGGAGAACCGATGGAAGGGGTGGATCAGATAGACCACATGGCTCCCAGTGGAGAGTTTTTAAGGAAAGCAACATTGCAGGAGTCCAGTGATGCAGACATGGTGGATGCTACAGGGTTGCAGTCTCTTAGTGATGAAGGGGATCAAAACATGCATGATCTGTGTGATAATGGAAAGTTTGTGAGTACCTCTCTTCCTCAAGATAATGAAAGACAATTACCGGTTGATGTTGAAATGGATGTTATGTCAGAAAATTCAAAGTCATTGAACTACAAGCGTAAGCACAATACCACGCCAGATGGTGTTACAAGACAAATGTTGAAGTCCCCCAAAGGAGACATGACCTCAGACATTGACAATAGCTCAGACAGTGGCATCAGTGGAGACTTGGCTGAGGATGTAGAGCTGCACATCAGCAGCCCAAACCCCAGCAGTCCCAACCCCAGCAGTCCCCTCTCCAAAGAGACATGTCCCGAGAGCAAGGGACTTACTATTGAAGAACTTGTCGGCAACAATCACAACAGTGAAGACacagaaaatgaatattttgtaaGCTTGGTTCACAAAGTTTTTGGTGGAAAGTTAGCAACATGTATTAAGTGTCTGCAGTGTAAAACAGAGTCTATACACAAGGATGTTTTCACAGACATTCATCTAGCATTCCAGGACACTGAACGCTACAGTGCAGCAGATGCCATAAGGAAAAACCCCAGTCGACTTGTCAGACAGGAAACAACAGAGCATTCAGAACTGAGCATAGAGGACATGATCAAAAGTTACCTTACCTCAGAGAGGCTAACTGGAGAAAATCAGTATGAATGTGAACGTTGTGGAGGTAAACAGGATGCAGAGCGCTCCATCCAGATCCTAGAACCCCCAGAACACCTCATTTTGACTCAACTCAGGTTCTATTATGACACTGCCCGAGGACAGCGGCATAAAGTGTTCACTAATGTTGAATTTGGAGAGGAGCTGCTGCTTCCAATAAGGTACTCAACAAGAGGATCTTTTGAGGAGGATCTCACCTCAGGAGAACAAGAGCCACTGATTTCTGGAGAGAGTCACAGAGATATACCCAAAGGTGATGCACCAGAGCTTACAGGAGAACAGCGCTCATTTTCAGGTAGCATTACATCCACTCAGGAAAACTGTGTATCATGTGGAAGCAGTGAAGCATGTCCATTAGGTAGAGGGAACTCTAATGAAAATTGTCATCATAAAACTTCTATAACCAAAGTTTCTCATAGTAATATTAATGGTAACAGTGCTAGTATCCTTGAAAATGAAGAAGCTTCCAGTAGTTCTAGAATATACAGTTTGCAAAAAGAAAGCTTTGGCAATTCAGAAAATTGTGAGTCTCAAGCCACTCAGAGCTACTTGCAAGCAAACCACAGCAATCTGAACCCAGACAACACTTCCGTGCAAGCATCATCGCCCAGTGTTAAACAGTCTCCCACAATAAGCAGCAGTAATAAATCCCAGCCTGTGTCTGGTACACCTAATAGTACATTCAACTCTAGACATGATAGTAATGaaattatagaaggaaaaggtTATGAAACTTTGTCTAGCGGGAGTGAGACTACTTTAAAGAATGCCTCTTGTGGGTCCGGTGTGGTTACCTGTGATTGTGACAGTCAAAGTGTTAGTGAAATTAACAGAAGTGCTGAACTTGATGTAGTGAGTCATTCAGACCATGATACACAACCCAGCTGCAGCTATCCACTGGTCCATAATCCTGAGACCAGTTACAGTTTTTCTCATAGTGACAATTTTCAAGCTGGCAGCAATATTTCAGTGCATGGCGAGTCCAGTTCAGCAAGTAGTACAAATCCACATCCTGATAACAGCTGCAGAGCCATCACAAACCTGCCACACACAACTGACTGCCCCATGGCTTCAGAATATAGTGAGTGTTTGTCCTCTAAAGAAGAATGTGAGGACGCCCAAGAAGTAACTTATGCCCGCTATGCTCTTTATGGGGTGGTGGTGCACTCAGGTTTCTCATCGGAGGGCGGCCATTACTACTGCTATGCCCGCAACTCCTCCGTTGCTGCCCTCCCTGAAGCAGCACGGGAGAG CAGTCATGGAGTCCTTGGTGGCTGGTACAACTTCAATGATGAAAAAGTGACCAACACAACATTTTCCAACATCACCAGCCTCACGCGGAGTTTCAACAGGGACACTGCATATCAGTTATTTTACAAAAAG CTGAGTGATTGCCTGACGCCTGAGGTGCCACTCACGGAACAGTTTAAGTGCCTGCGTCTAGACCTTCAGGAAGCTGTAGAAAATGATAATCTTCAGTACCGCAGCGAGCAGGAGCGGGAGGTCCAGCGGCGAAGGCACCAGGTTTCAGGCCACACACACTTCTCCCGGGATCCAGACCATGACGACACCCCTCCCCCCGGAGGCTGCGGGGCAGGGCCAGGAGGAGGCAGCTTCAACACAGCCTCCAGGGTGGTGTTCTGA